Proteins encoded by one window of Erysipelothrix rhusiopathiae:
- a CDS encoding tyrosine-protein phosphatase — MSELINFRDFGGYPTKDGRKIKTGIFYRSGSYRDLTEEDRAYVKTLNIQNLHDFREPTELDKDERKEGLAKNVHNISASLHLGGFEEDPSVPYTVLSSESMIEFYEKLPFSNPAYQNVFKVLQEDDAVPYLHNCTAGKDRTGVATALIQLALGMHEDAIVYDYMLSMEAYDAIFENEVRRLKEGRTVETLLYKVPGLIIKPGYLKSALSAIIEKYGTYESYFEEEYGLDSEKLEALRNRYTER; from the coding sequence ATGAGTGAATTAATAAACTTTAGAGATTTTGGTGGATATCCCACTAAAGATGGCCGAAAAATTAAAACAGGTATTTTTTATCGTTCCGGTTCTTACCGTGATCTGACTGAGGAAGACCGAGCTTACGTTAAAACATTAAACATTCAAAATTTACATGATTTTAGAGAACCAACTGAGTTGGATAAGGATGAACGCAAGGAAGGCCTTGCAAAGAATGTTCATAATATATCCGCATCGTTACATCTCGGAGGGTTTGAAGAAGACCCAAGTGTTCCTTATACAGTGTTATCTTCTGAGAGTATGATTGAGTTTTACGAAAAATTACCGTTTTCGAACCCAGCTTATCAAAATGTGTTTAAAGTATTACAAGAAGATGATGCAGTACCATATTTACATAATTGCACTGCAGGTAAAGATAGAACAGGCGTTGCGACAGCGTTGATCCAATTAGCTCTAGGTATGCATGAAGATGCGATTGTTTATGATTACATGCTTTCTATGGAAGCGTATGACGCAATTTTCGAGAATGAGGTACGCCGTCTTAAAGAAGGACGTACAGTAGAAACATTACTTTATAAAGTTCCAGGACTCATTATTAAACCAGGATATCTGAAGAGTGCCCTATCAGCAATCATTGAAAAATACGGAACGTATGAATCTTATTTTGAAGAAGAGTATGGCTTGGATTCAGAAAAACTTGAAGCGTTGCGTAATCGTTATACCGAACGATAA
- the nrdG gene encoding anaerobic ribonucleoside-triphosphate reductase activating protein has product MKIRLASFISDSIVDGEGIRSVVFTQGCPHNCPGCHNQRSIPFDGGELIEVDEVINQILEADLKRVTFSGGEPFVQAEQLYLIAKRLKKEGYNLWSYSGYTFEALLRHRDPFVQKYLSQLDILIDGRFLIKKKNLAALFRGSTNQRIIDVQASIQKGEAIIAEKYRDEFSEETERVNDIFI; this is encoded by the coding sequence ATGAAGATTAGACTCGCTTCCTTTATTTCTGACTCCATAGTTGATGGTGAGGGGATACGCTCTGTGGTTTTTACACAGGGCTGTCCTCACAACTGTCCTGGATGTCATAATCAACGCTCAATTCCTTTTGACGGTGGAGAGCTTATTGAGGTTGATGAAGTTATTAATCAAATTCTAGAAGCTGATTTAAAACGAGTTACATTTTCTGGTGGTGAGCCTTTTGTACAGGCTGAGCAACTCTATTTGATTGCGAAAAGGTTAAAAAAAGAAGGATATAATTTATGGTCTTATAGTGGTTACACCTTTGAGGCACTCTTACGACATCGTGATCCTTTTGTTCAAAAATATCTATCACAACTTGATATCCTCATTGATGGTCGTTTTCTAATCAAGAAAAAAAATCTTGCTGCTCTGTTTAGAGGTTCAACAAACCAACGTATAATCGATGTCCAAGCATCGATTCAAAAAGGCGAAGCGATTATTGCCGAAAAATATCGTGATGAATTTTCAGAAGAAACAGAACGCGTCAATGATATCTTTATATAA
- a CDS encoding anaerobic ribonucleoside triphosphate reductase — MEGLEHLEKITILKRDNQKMKFNGEKIAIAIKKGFDSLESNKYSNDDANHVYMEVLKQIEEIATHEDYISIEHIQDLIERELLRQNYTDVYESFSQYRNRRNESRKIFISKQHKFLKAIEKLNQKEAVEEDSKRENANVDGNSPMGMMLQFGSTVSKEFAKAYQMSEDYYEAHDAGQIHIHDMDFLPMGTTTCNQINLEQLFENGFSTGHGHLRKPKDIISYAALAAIAIQSNQNDQHGGQSIPAFDYYMAPGVLATFKKQFKQKLYDFLEVTEHLEEVDFTKIIKHIDQLPSITVDIQSFEPLMKKDATLMGLLDKAYDKALRTTDRITFQAMEAFIHNLNTMHSRAGAQVPFSSINFGTDISPEGRMVMENYLKALDKGLGKGETPIFPISIFKIKEGVNYYPEDPNYDLFKLAIKTSAKRLFPNFSFIDSPFNKQYYKDGRYETEITYMGCRTRVMGDVTDPEHEEVTGRGNLSFTSINLVRLGIKHGILNHEEPDFDGFYKELEHLMDLVKDQLLERFEIQCNKSVSNFKFLLGQGVWKNSKDLKPKDNLRKVLKHGSLAFGFIGLAECLKALTGSHHGESEESQRIGLEIVGFMRDLADKYTEEEQLNFSLIATPAEGLSGRFVGIDRSIFGSIPEVTDRTYYTNSFHVPVYYDISIKDKLAIEAPYHALTNGGHITYVELDGDTTQNLEAFEEVVRMMHDNEIGYGAINHPVDRDPLCGFTGIINEECPSCGRLETDGDYGFERIRRITGYLVGTLDRFNDAKRSEEHDRVKHRYED; from the coding sequence ATGGAAGGATTAGAACACTTAGAAAAAATCACGATACTAAAGCGTGATAACCAGAAAATGAAATTTAATGGTGAAAAAATTGCAATCGCAATCAAAAAAGGATTTGATTCCCTTGAATCAAATAAATATTCCAATGATGATGCAAATCACGTCTACATGGAGGTTTTGAAGCAAATTGAAGAAATCGCTACACATGAAGACTATATTTCCATTGAACATATTCAGGATTTAATTGAACGTGAACTTCTCCGTCAAAATTATACCGATGTATATGAATCTTTTTCTCAGTACCGTAATCGACGCAATGAGTCACGAAAAATTTTCATCTCAAAACAACATAAATTTCTTAAAGCGATTGAGAAGTTAAATCAAAAAGAAGCTGTTGAAGAAGATTCAAAACGTGAGAATGCGAACGTTGATGGTAACAGTCCGATGGGTATGATGCTGCAGTTTGGATCAACCGTCTCTAAAGAATTCGCAAAAGCATATCAAATGAGCGAGGACTATTACGAAGCACATGATGCAGGACAAATTCATATACATGATATGGATTTTTTACCAATGGGAACTACAACATGTAATCAAATTAATCTCGAACAATTATTTGAGAATGGATTTTCTACAGGACACGGTCATTTACGTAAGCCGAAAGATATCATTTCTTACGCTGCACTTGCAGCAATCGCAATTCAGTCGAACCAAAATGATCAACACGGAGGACAAAGTATCCCTGCATTTGATTATTATATGGCTCCCGGTGTACTTGCAACATTTAAGAAACAATTTAAACAAAAATTATATGATTTTTTAGAAGTTACTGAGCACCTCGAGGAAGTGGACTTTACTAAAATTATTAAACATATTGATCAACTCCCATCAATTACCGTTGATATTCAATCATTTGAACCTTTGATGAAGAAAGATGCTACATTAATGGGCTTGCTTGATAAAGCTTATGATAAAGCACTACGAACAACCGATCGTATTACATTTCAGGCTATGGAAGCATTTATCCACAATCTAAACACAATGCATTCTCGTGCTGGTGCGCAAGTACCTTTTAGTTCAATTAACTTCGGAACCGATATAAGTCCAGAAGGAAGAATGGTAATGGAAAACTACCTTAAAGCACTTGATAAAGGGCTGGGTAAAGGCGAAACCCCTATTTTCCCTATTTCAATTTTTAAAATTAAAGAAGGCGTTAATTATTACCCCGAAGATCCTAACTACGACCTTTTTAAACTAGCGATCAAGACATCTGCTAAGCGACTCTTCCCAAACTTCTCATTTATCGATTCACCCTTCAATAAACAATATTACAAAGATGGTCGATATGAAACAGAGATTACATACATGGGATGTCGTACACGTGTCATGGGCGATGTTACAGACCCAGAACATGAAGAAGTTACTGGACGTGGTAACCTAAGTTTTACTTCTATAAACCTTGTAAGACTCGGAATCAAGCACGGTATTCTTAATCATGAAGAACCAGACTTTGATGGGTTCTATAAAGAACTTGAGCATCTCATGGATCTTGTTAAAGATCAATTGCTTGAACGATTCGAAATTCAATGCAATAAGTCGGTATCGAATTTCAAATTTTTACTCGGTCAGGGTGTTTGGAAAAATTCAAAGGATCTTAAACCAAAAGACAACTTACGCAAAGTATTGAAACACGGTTCACTTGCTTTCGGATTTATTGGACTTGCAGAGTGTCTAAAAGCACTCACAGGTTCACACCATGGTGAGAGTGAAGAATCACAACGTATTGGACTCGAAATTGTTGGATTTATGCGAGATCTAGCCGATAAGTATACTGAAGAAGAACAGTTAAACTTCTCGCTAATCGCAACTCCTGCTGAAGGTTTATCAGGTCGTTTTGTTGGCATTGACCGATCCATATTCGGATCAATTCCTGAAGTTACCGACCGAACATACTATACTAATTCATTCCATGTTCCTGTTTATTATGATATTTCAATCAAAGATAAATTGGCTATTGAGGCACCGTACCATGCCCTTACAAACGGTGGTCATATCACCTACGTAGAACTTGATGGCGATACTACTCAAAACCTTGAAGCCTTTGAGGAAGTTGTACGTATGATGCACGATAACGAAATTGGTTATGGTGCAATTAACCACCCTGTCGATCGTGATCCACTTTGTGGATTCACCGGAATTATCAATGAAGAATGCCCTAGTTGCGGGCGTTTAGAAACTGATGGTGATTATGGGTTCGAGCGTATTCGACGTATTACTGGGTACCTTGTTGGAACCTTGGATCGATTTAATGATGCGAAACGATCTGAAGAACATGATCGTGTAAAACATCGTTATGAAGATTAG
- a CDS encoding helix-turn-helix domain-containing protein, giving the protein MIIVRLDRVMADRKMTLKELSERTGLSEVNLSKLKNSRVKAIRFSTLNAICTELKCQPRDILEFVYDI; this is encoded by the coding sequence GTGATAATTGTAAGACTAGATCGGGTCATGGCAGATCGTAAAATGACGCTCAAAGAATTGTCTGAACGAACAGGACTATCTGAAGTGAACCTTTCGAAATTAAAAAACTCTCGTGTTAAGGCGATTCGATTTTCAACATTGAACGCAATTTGCACAGAGTTGAAGTGTCAACCACGCGATATCTTGGAGTTTGTATATGATATCTAG
- the secG gene encoding preprotein translocase subunit SecG produces the protein MAKVLLLIISAVIIVLSLLQSGKSEGFTGAFSGGKGLDLFSNTKERGAEKVISNLTMGAGIVFFALVLFILKTQV, from the coding sequence ATGGCAAAAGTATTATTACTAATCATATCTGCGGTTATAATTGTTTTATCTCTATTACAAAGTGGAAAATCAGAAGGATTTACAGGAGCCTTTTCAGGCGGAAAAGGATTAGACTTATTCTCGAACACAAAAGAACGTGGGGCAGAAAAGGTTATATCTAATTTAACGATGGGTGCAGGAATTGTATTCTTCGCTCTTGTTTTGTTTATCCTTAAAACACAAGTATAG